The nucleotide window CGATCGAGCAGGAGATCAAAGAAAACCCTGTCCTGGAGATTGAAGAAGAGCCGGCGGCTGCGGCGGAGGAAAAAGAGGTCCAGAAGAAAGAGGAGATCGCAGAATGGCTGGAAAGATTCTCGCCGTCTGAGGATTTTCTCGGCAGGGAAGAGAAGGACTATCCCGACTACGAAAATATCGTTAAGAAGGCAAGCGACCTGCGCGATTACCTGCGATGGCAGGTTGGCGTCTCCGACTTCGGCAGCGACGAACGTCTTTGGGGCGAGTGGATCATTGAAAATATAAACGACAATGGCTACCTTGCCTCCCCGCTGGATGAGATATCGGAAGTCTCCGGTGTACCGGTCGAATCGTTGGAAAGAGTGCTTCTCAAGGTGCAGAAGCTGGATCCGGCCGGTGTCGGTGCCAGAGACCTCAAAGAATGTATTCTGATTCAATACCGGGAGCAGGGTGAGAAAGACCCTGTCTTTGAAGAGGTGGTGAACTCCTACTTCGAATTTTTCCGTAAGATGGATTTAAAGGAGATCGCGAAGAAATCGGGTCACCCCATGGAGAAGATCAGGGAGGTATTCGATAGGATCAAGAGTTTTGACCCTAAGCCTGGCCGCAATTTTGAGAGCGATCAGACCATATATGTGGTACCTGACGTCTACGTGGTTAAAACGGAAGACGGTACCTTTGATGTTCTTCTTAACGATGATGGAATACCAGAACTGCGCATGAGCAGTTACTACATGAGCATGCACGGCGATGAGAAATTGAACGGCGACGCCCGCGACTACATCAAGAAAAAGATCAAACAGGCCGAGTGGTTCATGAAGAGCCTGGAACAGAGGCAGAAGACACTCTACCTCGTCTCCAAGAGTATCGTCGATTTTCAGTCGGAATTCTTCGAGAAGGGCATACGCTACCTCAAACCGCTGATACTCAAGGATGTTGCGCACTACATTGGAGTCCATGAATCGACCGTCAGCAGAATAACCACGAACAAGTATATGGGTACCCCGTCGGGGGTATATGAGATGAAGTTCTTTTTTACCACCGGCGTGGGCAGCGAGTACGGAGAGGCTGTTTCAACGGACGCCGTCATGGACCTGATCGCTGAGATCATATCCAAAGAGGATCGGAAAAATCCCCTCAAGGATGAGGAGATCGTCGCCCTTTTGAAGAATCAACACAGTATAAAAATAGCCCGGAGAACAGTAGCAAAATACAGGGAAGTGCTACATATCCAGTCGTCAAGAGAGAGAAGAAGGCTGGACTGATTTGAGTTGACAGGTAGTACCTCGTCTGATAGCATTGTACCCTTGTGGGGGCCGTCATCGCCCCCTCCCGCGGCAAGGCCGCCAGAGCCATCCCCTCACCCTTCAGACGCGTTGCGGCTGTGGGTGCCCGGTCGGTTGAGATCGCCAGATAGATTCCGGCGGCCAGCAAGTGCTCCTTGCATTGAGGGGATGCTTCGTAACGGCTGTGCAGGATTGGAGATTTGACCGCGGAATCTATTTAATTGCTGGGGAGGAGCCGTGGATCTGAGCATAAGTTTTCGTCACGTTACGCCTGATGAAACCCTGAAACGATACGTCGAGGAGAAGTTGGTGAGACTTCAGAAGTACGTCGAAACTCCCCTCGATGTTCATGTGGTGCTATCTATAGAGCGGACCTACAGGCAGAGGATTGATGTGATGTTTACCCTCAACGGTGCGGTCATCAACGCCCACGAAGTGATGGATGACATGTATGCGGCGGTCGATCGCATCGTTGACAAGCTCGAGGTGAGGCTGAAGCGCTTCAGGGAAAAAATCAAGCGATACAGGGAGGCGAAGCCTCAATTCGTAGGCGCCGCGCCCGAGGAAGAAAGCGCGAAAATATTTGTTACGAAGCCGGTTGACGCAAAGCCCATGGACCCGGAAGAGGCGGCAATGCAGCTGGCCGCATCGGGGAACAATTTTATAATATTCCGAGGTATCGAACGAGGAAATGTCTGCGTCATGTACAAGCGGAAAGACGGTAATTACGGCCTTATTGAGACCGCAGGAAGAATTTCATGAATATAGGTGACGCCCTTAGGGAAACCTGTGTTATAGCCGATCTCAAGGGGCAAACAAAAGAAGAGGTTTTGACGGAGCTTGTTTCATCACTGAAGGAGACGGGCCTGATAGAGAGCGTGGAGGAAGGGGTCAGAGTAATTCTTGACCGTGAAAAACTGGGGAGTACCGGCATAGGTGACGGGGTGGCCATCCCCCACGGGAAGATGAAGGACTTGCAAAGCGTTCTCTGCGCATTCGGGAGGTCAGCGAAAGGTATCGATTTTGGAGCCGTTGACGGCCAACCGGTGCATATCTTCTTTCTGCTCCTTGCGCCCGAAGCAAGCACAGGTTTGCATCTAAAGATGTTGTCAAGGATTTCCAGGATCGTGAGGGACGCCCCCTTCAGAAAGAAACTGATGGAAGAGGTGCACGCTCCTCAGGTGTTCAAGGACATCGTGGAGGAGGACAAGAAGTTTAGTGGATGAAGGGGATAACGGTCCAGGAGCTCCTCGAAAAC belongs to Syntrophorhabdales bacterium and includes:
- a CDS encoding PTS sugar transporter subunit IIA; its protein translation is MNIGDALRETCVIADLKGQTKEEVLTELVSSLKETGLIESVEEGVRVILDREKLGSTGIGDGVAIPHGKMKDLQSVLCAFGRSAKGIDFGAVDGQPVHIFFLLLAPEASTGLHLKMLSRISRIVRDAPFRKKLMEEVHAPQVFKDIVEEDKKFSG
- the rpoN gene encoding RNA polymerase factor sigma-54; translation: MLELKQTQKLAQQLVLTPQLQQAIKLLQLSQMELIEAIEQEIKENPVLEIEEEPAAAAEEKEVQKKEEIAEWLERFSPSEDFLGREEKDYPDYENIVKKASDLRDYLRWQVGVSDFGSDERLWGEWIIENINDNGYLASPLDEISEVSGVPVESLERVLLKVQKLDPAGVGARDLKECILIQYREQGEKDPVFEEVVNSYFEFFRKMDLKEIAKKSGHPMEKIREVFDRIKSFDPKPGRNFESDQTIYVVPDVYVVKTEDGTFDVLLNDDGIPELRMSSYYMSMHGDEKLNGDARDYIKKKIKQAEWFMKSLEQRQKTLYLVSKSIVDFQSEFFEKGIRYLKPLILKDVAHYIGVHESTVSRITTNKYMGTPSGVYEMKFFFTTGVGSEYGEAVSTDAVMDLIAEIISKEDRKNPLKDEEIVALLKNQHSIKIARRTVAKYREVLHIQSSRERRRLD
- the raiA gene encoding ribosome-associated translation inhibitor RaiA; the encoded protein is MDLSISFRHVTPDETLKRYVEEKLVRLQKYVETPLDVHVVLSIERTYRQRIDVMFTLNGAVINAHEVMDDMYAAVDRIVDKLEVRLKRFREKIKRYREAKPQFVGAAPEEESAKIFVTKPVDAKPMDPEEAAMQLAASGNNFIIFRGIERGNVCVMYKRKDGNYGLIETAGRIS